In one Epinephelus moara isolate mb chromosome 6, YSFRI_EMoa_1.0, whole genome shotgun sequence genomic region, the following are encoded:
- the pou3f2b gene encoding POU domain, class 3, transcription factor 2 isoform X1, protein MATAASNHYNILTSSASIVHSEPGSMQQATAYRDAQSLLQSDYPLQSNSHTLSHAHQWITALSHGEGAPWSSSPLGAEQDIKPAVQGARDEMHNSSSNLQHQSRPPHLVHQTHGNHHDGRAWRTTTAAHIPSMATTNGQSLIYSQPGFSVNGLIPGSGQGMHHHNLRDSHDDHHSPHLSEHGHPPSQHQHQHRPQSHHDHSDEDTPTSDDLEQFAKQFKQRRIKLGFTQADVGLALGTLYGNVFSQTTICRFEALQLSFKNMCKLKPLLNKWLEEADSTSGSPTSLDKIAAQGRKRKKRTSIEVSVKGALESHFLKCPKPAASEIIGLADSLHLEKEVVRVWFCNRRQKEKRMTPPGGALPGSEDVYGDTPPHHGVQTPVQ, encoded by the coding sequence ATGGCGACCGCAGCGTCTAACCACTACAACATCCTCACCTCCAGCGCATCCATCGTGCACTCGGAGCCCGGCAGCATGCAGCAAGCCACGGCGTACCGGGACGCGCAGAGCCTGTTGCAGAGCGACTACCCGCTGCAGAGCAACAGCCATACGCTCAGCCACGCACACCAGTGGATCACTGCGCTGTCCCACGGAGAGGGAGCCCCGTGGTCCTCCAGCCCGCTCGGCGCGGAGCAGGACATCAAACCCGCGGTGCAGGGCGCCCGGGACGAGATGCACAACTCCAGCAGCAACCTGCAGCACCAGTCACGGCCGCCCCACCTGGTGCACCAGACGCACGGGAACCACCACGACGGCCGGGCGTGGAGAACCACCACCGCGGCGCACATACCGAGCATGGCCACGACGAACGGCCAAAGCCTTATTTACTCCCAGCCGGGCTTCAGCGTCAACGGGCTGATCCCGGGCAGCGGGCAGGGGATGCACCACCACAACCTAAGAGACAGTCATGACGACCACCACAGCCCGCACCTCAGCGAACACGGCCACCCCCCGTCCCAGCATCAGCACCAGCACCGGCCGCAGAGCCACCACGACCACTCGGACGAGGATACGCCGACCTCGGACGACCTGGAGCAGTTCGCCAAGCAGTTCAAACAGCGGAGGATCAAGCTGGGCTTCACGCAGGCGGACGTGGGACTCGCCCTGGGGACCCTGTACGGAAATGTGTTTTCCCAAACCACCATATGCAGGTTTGAGGCCCTGCAGCTCAGCTTCAAAAACATGTGCAAGCTGAAGCCTCTGTTGAACAAGTGGTTGGAGGAGGCGGACTCCACCTCGGGCAGCCCGACCAGCCTGGACAAAATCGCGGCGCAggggaggaaaaggaaaaaacggACTTCAATCGAGGTAAGCGTAAAGGGAGCTTTGGAAAGCCATTTTTTGAAGTGCCCTAAACCGGCAGCGTCGGAAATAATCGGCCTGGCGGACAGTCTGCACCTGGAGAAAGAAGTGGTGAGGGTTTGGTTTTGTAACaggagacagaaggagaaacGCATGACCCCTCCCGGAGGAGCTCTGCCGGGGAGCGAGGATGTGTACGGGGACACGCCGCCGCACCACGGGGTCCAGACCCCGGTCCAATGA
- the pou3f2b gene encoding POU domain, class 3, transcription factor 2 isoform X2: protein MATAASNHYNILTSSASIVHSEPGSMQQATAYRDAQSLLQSDYPLQSNSHTLSHAHQWITALSHGEGAPWSSSPLGAEQDIKPAVQGARDEMHNSSSNLQHQSRPPHLVHQTHGNHHDGRAWRTTTAAHIPSMATTNGQSLIYSQPGFSVNGLIPGSGQGMHHHNLRDSHDDHHSPHLSEHGHPPSQHQHQHRPQSHHDHSDEDTPTSDDLEQFAKQFKQRRIKLGFTQADVGLALGTLYGNVFSQTTICRFEALQLSFKNMCKLKPLLNKWLEEADSTSGSPTSLDKIAAQGRKRKKRTSIERVSQLQEGLRGD from the coding sequence ATGGCGACCGCAGCGTCTAACCACTACAACATCCTCACCTCCAGCGCATCCATCGTGCACTCGGAGCCCGGCAGCATGCAGCAAGCCACGGCGTACCGGGACGCGCAGAGCCTGTTGCAGAGCGACTACCCGCTGCAGAGCAACAGCCATACGCTCAGCCACGCACACCAGTGGATCACTGCGCTGTCCCACGGAGAGGGAGCCCCGTGGTCCTCCAGCCCGCTCGGCGCGGAGCAGGACATCAAACCCGCGGTGCAGGGCGCCCGGGACGAGATGCACAACTCCAGCAGCAACCTGCAGCACCAGTCACGGCCGCCCCACCTGGTGCACCAGACGCACGGGAACCACCACGACGGCCGGGCGTGGAGAACCACCACCGCGGCGCACATACCGAGCATGGCCACGACGAACGGCCAAAGCCTTATTTACTCCCAGCCGGGCTTCAGCGTCAACGGGCTGATCCCGGGCAGCGGGCAGGGGATGCACCACCACAACCTAAGAGACAGTCATGACGACCACCACAGCCCGCACCTCAGCGAACACGGCCACCCCCCGTCCCAGCATCAGCACCAGCACCGGCCGCAGAGCCACCACGACCACTCGGACGAGGATACGCCGACCTCGGACGACCTGGAGCAGTTCGCCAAGCAGTTCAAACAGCGGAGGATCAAGCTGGGCTTCACGCAGGCGGACGTGGGACTCGCCCTGGGGACCCTGTACGGAAATGTGTTTTCCCAAACCACCATATGCAGGTTTGAGGCCCTGCAGCTCAGCTTCAAAAACATGTGCAAGCTGAAGCCTCTGTTGAACAAGTGGTTGGAGGAGGCGGACTCCACCTCGGGCAGCCCGACCAGCCTGGACAAAATCGCGGCGCAggggaggaaaaggaaaaaacggACTTCAATCGAG